From a single Carassius auratus strain Wakin chromosome 38, ASM336829v1, whole genome shotgun sequence genomic region:
- the LOC113057488 gene encoding phosphatidylinositide phosphatase SAC2-like, protein MELFQAKDHYILQSGDNALWCSRKDGSVAVRPATDLLLAWNPVCLGLVEGVIGKIQLHADLPLGLILIRQKALVGQLPGDNKVYKITKIVVIPLSEDEPQDLELELCKKHHFGINKPEKITQSPDESKFLLKTLSQIKSNVAVPIKKKVKENKEKERLERRLLDELYKIFMDSDSFYYSLTYDLTNTVQRQGELGKSDQPLWKKVDDRFFWNKHMIKDLIDLQVPEVDIWVIPIIQGFVQVEELVVNYNESSDEERSSPETPLQESTCVDDIYPRFTVALISRRSRHRAGMRYKRRGVDTDGHVANYVETEQLIHVHSHTLSFVQTRGSVPVFWSQAGYRYNPRPRIEKGERETMPYFASHFGQQVQIYKKLVIINLVDQNGREKMIGDAYLKQVLLYNNPNLTYVSFDFHEHCRGMKFENVQTLTDAISDIITDMRWAWVDQAGVICQQEGIFRVNCMDCLDRTNVVQAAIARVVMEQQLKKLGVMPPEQPLPLKCYRIYQMMWANNGDTISRQYAGTAALKGDFTRTGERKLAGVMKDGVNSANRYYLNRFRDAYRQAVIDLMMGLPVTEDLLWSESNSRKISFCKALSIVSLFPVCPGFNGTIYGPLFQDVDLFSSFSLIDATHKDVDVLLLLSNSAYYVAYYDEEADKVNQYQRLSLEGLEKIEIGPEPTLFGKPKYCCMRLHYKNGEISGYFHTLRAVTRNPEDDGKDTLQCIAEMLRITKQAMGLDVQVVEKKLERKHSKPHEDIMGIQGKAVDQVLGSGLAQGKSFILNKFSTLNQKVKQTKTNVNIGNFKPLGKLGTFSKPEVKVNFLKPNLHVNLWKSDSSLETHDGNTGSAALKDLNDVHSEEISSDSDSYHSDEQPCSGSRENVDYVLPSCGIVASAPRLGSRSQSIGSVELAVPSVIRVTGCDDKMADSLSIGPDDQSPGSASVAEEAILIDFGTPIDAYCHQFVHDAKIKPIEVFEEVAPAPKPQAPQAPSAPDAKLGSSHSQQQLPRPSQLEVESTIHEANLLTVQPAGSTTSCGSQKSLEGLTGPSPADNNGSRVVSPFAKIRSSMVQVASLTQAGFTQGINFAVAKVQKSPEPDAVNETQENELRAMFTQCQTRIIQI, encoded by the exons GGTGCAGCAGGAAGGATGGATCTGTGGCCGTGAGACCGG CAACTGACCTGCTGCTAGCATGGAACCCTGTCTGTCTGGGCCTTGTAGAAGGTGTTATTGGGAAAATACAGCTTCATGCCG ATCTTCCTCTGGGCCTGATTCTGATTCGCCAGAAGGCACTGGTGGGCCAGTTGCCAGGAGACAACAAAGTCTACAAGATCACTAAGATTGTAGTCATTCCACTCTCAGAGGATGAACCACAGGATCTGGAATTAGAG CTCTGTAAAAAGCATCATTTTGGAATCAACAAACCAGAGAAAATCACCCAGTCACCGGATGAGTCCAAGTTCCTGTTGAAGACCCTGAGTCAGATCAAATCTAATGTTGCTGTTCCCATTAAGAAAAAG GTCAAAGAGAATAAAGAGAAGGAACGTCTGGAGAGGCGGCTGCTTGATGAGCTCTATAAGATATTCATGGACTCGGATTCATTTTACTATAGTCTGACCTATGACCTCACCAATACAGTCCAGCGACAGGGCGAGTTAGGCAAGTCAGATCAGCCCTTGTGGAAAAAG gtGGATGATAGGTTCTTCTGGAACAAGCACATGATCAAAGACCTCATTGACTTACAG GTGCCTGAAGTGGACATTTGGGTGATTCCTATCATCCAAGGCTTCGTGCAGGTGGAGGAGCTGGTGGTGAACTATAACGAGAGCTCTGATGAAGAGAGGAGCAGCCCAGAGACACCTCTGCAGGAGTCCACCTGTGTGGATGATATTTACCCTCGATTCACCGTGGCCCTCATCTCCAGACGAAGCCGTCACCGTGCAG GAATGCGTTACAAGCGGAGAGGGGTGGATACTGACGGACACGTGGCCAACTATGTGGAGACAGAGCAGCTAATCCATGTGCACAGTCACACGCTGTCCTTTGTACAAACCCGAGGCTCTGTCCCTGTGTTTTGGAGCCAAGCTGGGTATCGCTACAACCCCAGACCTCGGATAGAGAAAG GCGAGAGGGAAACGATGCCTTATTTTGCTTCTCACTTTGGACAGCAAGTTCAGATTTACAAAAAACTG GTGATTATTAATTTAGTGGACCAAAATGGGCGTGAGAAGATGATTGGTGATGCATACCTCAAACAAGTGCTGCTGTACAATAATCCCAACCTGACATACGTTTCATTCGACTTCCATGAGCACTG TCGAGGGATGAAGTTTGAGAATGTGCAGACGCTCACTGATGCCATCTCTGACATTATCACAGACATGAGATGGGCCTG GGTGGACCAAGCAGGAGTCATCTGTCAACAGGAAGGCATCTTTCGGGTTAACTGCATGGATTGTTTGGACAGGACTAATGTGGTACAGGCAGCTATCGCCCGCGTGGTCATGGAACAGCAG CTGAAAAAACTTGGTGTAATGCCACCCGAGCAGCCACTGCCCCTCAAGTGTTACAGGATCTATCAGATGATGTGGGCAAACAATGGAGACACCATTAGCCGTCAGTATGCTGGCACAGCTGCTCTAAAG GGAGATTTCACACGAACAGGAGAGCGAAAGTTAGCGGGGGTGATGAAGGATGGTGTGAACTCAGCTAATCGGTACTATCTGAACCGCTTCAGAGATGCCTACCGACAGGCCGTCATTG ACCTCATGATGGGCCTTCCAGTAACAGAAGACCTAT tatgGTCCGAGTCAAATTCTAGGAAAATTTCATTTTGCAAGGCATTGTCCATTGTTTCTCTTTTTCCTGTATGCCCAGGGTTTAATGGGACTATTTATGGGCCTCTCTTTCAAGATGTTGACCTTTTTTCCTCTTTTAGTCTTATAGACGCCACTCACAAAGATGTTGATGTTCTTCTGCTGTTGTCCAACTCTGCGTATTATGTGGCCTA CTATGATGAGGAGGCGGACAAAGTCAACCAGTATCAGAGACTAAGTTTAGAAGGACTTGAAAAGATCGAAATTG GTCCAGAACCGACTCTTTTCGGAAAGCCTAAATACTGCTGCATGCGGCTGCACTATAAGAACGGGGAGATAAGTGGTTACTTCCATACACTGAGGGCTGTCACACGAAATCCAGAAGATGATGGAAAAG ACACACTCCAGTGCATTGCGGAAATGCTTCGTATTACAAAGCAAGCCATGGGGCTTGACGTCCAGGTTGTGGAGAAGAAACTAGAGag GAAACACAGCAAACCGCATGAGGATATAATGGGAATACAAGGGAAAGCCGTGGACCAAGTCCTTGGGTCTGGTTTGGCTCAAGgcaaaagtttcattttgaacAAGTTTTCAACACTAAACCAGAAAGTGAAGCAGACAAAGACAAACGTCAACATCGGAAACTTCAAGCCCTTGGGGAAACTAGGGACCTTCTCAAAGCCTGAGGTAAAAGTGAATTTCCTCAAGCCAAATTTGCATGTGAACCTCTGGAAATCAGATAGCAGTTTAGAGACTCATGATGGCAATACGGGTTCAGCAGCCCTGAAGGACCTTAATGACGTACATTCAGAGGAGATTTcctctgattctgattcatacCACTCTGACGAGCAGCCTTGCTCAGGCTCTCGGGAAAACGTGGACTATGTGCTTCCTAGCTGTGGAATTGTAGCATCTGCACCACGACTTGGCAGTCGCTCGCAGTCGATTGGCAGCGTCGAGCTTGCAGTGCCCTCTGTCATCCGAGTCACAGGCTGTGATGACAAGATGGCAGATAGCTTATCAATTGGCCCAGATGACCAGTCTCCTGGGTCTGCCTCTGTGGCAGAGGAAGCCATTCTGATTGACTTCGGGACACCTATTGATGCTTACTGCCACCAATTTGTCCATGATGCCAAGATCAAACCAATAGAGGTGTTCGAGGAAGTGGCTCCTGCACCCAAGCCGCAAGCACCTCAAGCCCCCTCAGCTCCAGACGCAAAGCTGGGGTCTTCTCATTCCCAACAGCAGCTTCCTCGCCCATCCCAGCTTGAGGTAGAGTCCACCATCCATGAGGCAAATCTTCTAACTGTTCAGCCTGCAGGCTCCACCACATCATGCGGGTCACAAAAGAGCCTGGAAGGTCTCACAGGACCCTCCCCTGCAGACAACAATGGAAGCCGGGTCGTGTCGCCCTTCGCGAAGATCAGGAGCTCCATGGTGCAGGTGGCTAGTTTAACCCAAGCTGGATTTACCCAAGGCATCAACTTTGCTGTAGCAAAAGTACAGAAAAGCCCAGAACCAGACGCCGTCAACGAAACCCAAGAGAACGAATTGCGAGCGATGTTTACACAGTGCCAGACCAGGATCATTCAGATATAG